The following proteins are encoded in a genomic region of Chryseobacterium culicis:
- a CDS encoding DUF6691 family protein, with protein sequence MIKEKDRHNRDVVCVNESTLTHQWYHNLKYLAAGIIFGIIFVKAEVISWFRIQEMFRMQSFHMYGIIGSAVLVGMISVMLIKKFKIKTIYGEPITLTPKKFNKGQIYGGLIFGFGWAITGACPGPLFAQIGTGALAVSVTLLSAVAGTWVYGYFRDQLPH encoded by the coding sequence ATGATAAAAGAAAAAGATAGACACAATCGGGATGTGGTATGTGTGAACGAAAGCACCCTTACTCATCAATGGTATCATAACCTGAAGTACCTTGCCGCAGGGATTATTTTTGGGATTATTTTTGTGAAAGCAGAAGTCATCAGCTGGTTCAGGATACAGGAAATGTTCCGTATGCAGTCTTTCCATATGTACGGAATTATTGGAAGTGCTGTTTTGGTAGGAATGATTTCGGTAATGCTGATTAAAAAATTCAAGATAAAAACAATCTACGGTGAACCCATTACGCTTACTCCAAAAAAGTTTAATAAAGGCCAGATCTACGGCGGATTGATATTTGGTTTTGGCTGGGCAATTACAGGAGCCTGCCCCGGACCTCTTTTTGCTCAGATTGGAACAGGAGCTTTAGCCGTATCCGTTACTTTGTTGAGTGCCGTTGCCGGAACATGGGTATATGGATATTTCAGAGATCAATTGCCTCATTAA
- a CDS encoding YeeE/YedE family protein — MLEIIKEPWPWYIAGPLIGLTVPALLIMGNKSFGISSSLRHICAACIPANVNFFKYDWKKEAWNLFFVLGIFFGGMIAANFLLNPAEITVNPDLKAELAGYGITDYSHLVPVQLMSFENLLTLKGFLMMVAGGFLVGFGTRYAGGCTSGHAIMGLSNLQWPSLVATICFMIGGFLMANIILPVILSL, encoded by the coding sequence ATGCTGGAGATTATAAAAGAACCCTGGCCGTGGTATATTGCCGGCCCTTTGATTGGACTTACCGTTCCTGCCTTATTGATTATGGGAAATAAATCCTTTGGAATCAGTTCCTCGCTGAGGCATATCTGTGCAGCCTGTATACCTGCCAATGTGAATTTTTTCAAATACGACTGGAAAAAAGAAGCCTGGAATTTATTTTTTGTGCTGGGAATCTTCTTCGGAGGGATGATTGCTGCCAATTTTTTACTCAATCCCGCAGAAATAACTGTTAATCCAGACCTGAAAGCCGAATTGGCAGGCTATGGAATTACAGATTACAGCCATCTGGTTCCGGTACAGCTCATGAGTTTTGAAAATCTACTGACCCTGAAAGGATTTCTCATGATGGTTGCAGGTGGATTTTTGGTAGGATTTGGAACAAGGTATGCGGGAGGATGTACCAGCGGACATGCTATTATGGGACTTTCCAACTTACAATGGCCTTCTTTGGTGGCTACAATCTGTTTTATGATCGGTGGTTTTTTAATGGCTAATATTATTTTGCCCGTCATACTTTCCCTATAA
- a CDS encoding MBL fold metallo-hydrolase has translation MKIEQIYTGCLAQGAYYITSAGEAAIIDPLRETQPYINRLKEDGVQLKYIFETHFHADFVSGHLDLSHKTGAPIVYGPTASPEFEAVIAEDQQIFEIGNITIKVLHTPGHTLESSCYLLMDENGIEKALFSGDTLFLGDVGRPDLAQKSAHMTQEELAGLLYDSLYNKILPLQDEITVYPAHGAGSACGKNMQKETVDTLGNQKRTNYALNQKDRQSFIKEVTDGLLPPPAYFGMNVMMNKKGYSSFDEVLSKGLHALSPKQFEETAEASGALILDVRPNGEFAKSFIPQSVNIGLNGDFAPWVGALITNVNQPILLVAEKGTEEEAVTRLSRVGFDHILGFLEGGFEAWEKSGKETDVVNRISAEQFETEIKTQKAKIIDIRKESEYNAEHIHEAYSKPLALINQWIHQIEPSEHFYMHCGSGYRSTMAASILHARGYRNFSEIEGGFRAIVSTAIPKSDFVCQTKILNTLD, from the coding sequence ATGAAAATAGAACAGATTTATACAGGATGCCTTGCACAAGGTGCTTACTATATCACTTCAGCCGGAGAAGCCGCCATTATTGATCCGTTAAGAGAAACACAGCCTTATATCAACAGATTGAAAGAGGATGGAGTACAACTGAAATACATCTTTGAAACTCATTTTCATGCTGATTTTGTCAGCGGACATCTGGATTTAAGTCATAAAACAGGCGCTCCAATTGTATATGGACCGACAGCGAGTCCTGAATTTGAAGCTGTAATAGCAGAAGATCAACAAATCTTTGAAATAGGAAATATTACAATCAAAGTTCTTCATACCCCGGGACACACGTTGGAAAGCTCCTGTTACCTGTTGATGGATGAAAATGGAATTGAAAAAGCCCTTTTTAGTGGTGATACCTTATTTCTTGGAGATGTGGGACGCCCGGATCTCGCACAGAAAAGTGCTCATATGACTCAGGAAGAACTGGCAGGACTTTTATATGATAGTTTATACAATAAAATTTTGCCTTTACAGGATGAGATTACTGTCTATCCGGCGCATGGAGCCGGTTCAGCATGCGGTAAAAATATGCAGAAGGAAACCGTAGATACATTGGGAAATCAAAAAAGAACCAACTATGCTTTGAACCAAAAGGACAGGCAGAGTTTTATAAAAGAAGTGACTGACGGACTTTTACCTCCGCCAGCATATTTCGGGATGAATGTAATGATGAATAAAAAAGGGTACAGCAGCTTCGATGAAGTTCTTTCAAAAGGCTTGCATGCTCTTTCTCCGAAACAATTTGAAGAAACTGCAGAGGCTTCCGGAGCTTTGATTTTAGATGTAAGACCCAACGGTGAATTTGCCAAAAGTTTTATTCCACAGTCTGTCAATATAGGATTGAACGGAGATTTTGCCCCTTGGGTGGGCGCTTTGATTACCAATGTAAATCAACCCATCCTTCTGGTTGCTGAAAAAGGAACAGAGGAAGAAGCTGTAACCCGCTTGAGCAGAGTAGGATTTGATCATATTTTAGGGTTTTTGGAAGGAGGTTTTGAAGCATGGGAAAAGAGTGGAAAAGAAACAGATGTTGTAAACCGTATTTCTGCAGAGCAGTTTGAAACCGAAATAAAAACCCAAAAAGCAAAAATAATTGATATAAGAAAAGAAAGTGAGTACAATGCAGAACATATTCATGAAGCTTACAGCAAACCTTTGGCATTGATCAACCAATGGATTCATCAGATAGAGCCGTCGGAACATTTCTACATGCACTGTGGAAGTGGCTACAGAAGTACGATGGCAGCGAGCATTCTTCATGCAAGAGGATACAGAAACTTTTCAGAAATTGAAGGTGGCTTTAGAGCGATTGTATCTACCGCTATCCCTAAAAGTGATTTTGTGTGTCAGACTAAAATTTTAAATACATTAGATTAA
- a CDS encoding sulfite exporter TauE/SafE family protein, with protein sequence MEIIGYAAAVLIGVSLGLIGGGGSILTVPVLVYLFGVEAFLATEYSLFIVGISSLAGSFSYLKKGLVNVKMALIFGIPSVISIFLTRIYLLPLIPDEVFQIQKFTVTKNTFLLLIFAGLMILASYKMIRISTSKDSLHHTRHKNNALLAAGQGSIVGILTGLVGAGGGFMIIPALVNLLKIPIKTAIGTSLVIISVNSLIGFFSSVNHVKIEWKLLVSITAIAIIGIVIGSQLSKKIEGEKLKPAFGWFILVMGIYIITKEIFL encoded by the coding sequence ATGGAAATTATAGGATATGCAGCAGCCGTTTTAATAGGAGTTTCTCTAGGCTTAATCGGAGGAGGAGGAAGTATTCTCACCGTCCCCGTTCTCGTTTATCTCTTTGGTGTCGAAGCTTTTCTGGCAACAGAGTATTCACTTTTTATTGTGGGAATAAGCAGTCTGGCGGGATCTTTTTCATATTTAAAAAAAGGATTAGTCAATGTTAAGATGGCATTGATATTCGGAATTCCTTCTGTTATTTCTATTTTTCTGACCAGAATATATTTACTTCCTTTAATTCCTGATGAGGTATTCCAAATACAGAAATTCACCGTTACCAAAAATACCTTTTTACTCTTGATTTTTGCCGGGTTAATGATTCTTGCTTCTTATAAAATGATAAGAATAAGTACTTCCAAAGACTCTTTACATCATACGAGGCATAAGAATAATGCTTTGCTTGCAGCAGGACAAGGTTCGATAGTTGGTATTTTAACCGGATTGGTGGGAGCTGGAGGTGGCTTTATGATTATTCCGGCATTGGTAAATCTTTTAAAAATTCCAATAAAAACGGCAATAGGAACTTCTTTAGTTATTATTTCTGTTAATTCTCTGATCGGTTTTTTTTCTTCAGTAAACCATGTGAAAATAGAATGGAAACTATTGGTTTCTATCACTGCTATTGCCATTATCGGAATTGTAATCGGCTCACAATTATCAAAAAAAATAGAGGGTGAAAAACTGAAACCAGCATTCGGATGGTTTATCCTGGTGATGGGTATTTATATTATTACGAAAGAAATCTTCCTTTAA
- a CDS encoding Crp/Fnr family transcriptional regulator, whose translation MQDDTILSSEFSSSPELVEKLYQYGTTKNYHEGDIILDENASIRSIPIVMKGMLKVIRTEEDGREILLYYIKAGESCIMSFLGGMHNEKSIVKAEIEEDAEILFLPVDKVSLFIKEHPEWLDYIFRLYHKRFEELLDIINAIAFKKVDERLLSLLQKKSELTGSETIHTTHEQLANELGTARVVVSRLLKQLEEEGKLKLGRNKIILLNPLQS comes from the coding sequence ATGCAGGACGACACCATACTTTCTTCAGAATTTTCCTCATCACCGGAGTTGGTAGAAAAGCTGTATCAGTATGGTACAACGAAAAATTATCATGAAGGAGATATTATTTTAGATGAAAATGCTTCCATCCGTTCTATTCCTATCGTGATGAAAGGAATGCTGAAAGTGATCAGAACAGAAGAAGACGGACGTGAAATTTTACTGTATTATATCAAAGCCGGAGAAAGTTGTATCATGTCTTTTCTGGGCGGGATGCACAATGAAAAAAGCATCGTAAAAGCTGAAATTGAAGAAGATGCAGAAATCCTTTTCCTACCCGTAGACAAAGTCTCTTTATTCATCAAAGAACATCCGGAATGGCTGGATTATATTTTCAGATTATATCATAAAAGATTTGAAGAACTCCTGGATATCATCAATGCCATCGCTTTCAAAAAAGTAGACGAAAGACTTCTTAGCCTGCTTCAAAAAAAATCTGAGCTTACAGGCTCTGAAACCATTCATACCACTCATGAGCAACTTGCCAATGAGCTGGGAACAGCAAGGGTAGTGGTATCAAGACTTTTAAAACAGCTGGAGGAAGAAGGAAAACTCAAACTGGGAAGAAACAAAATTATTCTCTTGAACCCGCTCCAGTCATAG
- a CDS encoding family 20 glycosylhydrolase: MIRTFLVFFVLISNVILAQNKLNLIPYPQKVQLLQGEFILPETFILSGDLPKEETEYFKKRIEPQLKFQYAQKSGGIHLTSSIIPASSPADAEHKKEYYSIEISPNQIHVKSYTKQGYFLALQTLVQIFEQYKESKKIPAMKIEDQPKFAWRGMHLDVCRHFFTVDEVKQYIDYLAMYKLNTFHWHLTDDQGWRIEIKKYPKLTQIGSKRKESMIGAYVDNTFDGKPYGPYFYTQEQIKEVVKYAQDRHITVVPEIEMPGHALAALSAYPELACTKGPFESATKWGVFDDVFCPKDETFTFLENVLDEVIKLFPSQYIHIGGDECPKTRWKECAHCQELIKKNNLKDEHGLQSYFIHRIEKYVNSKGRKIIGWDEILEGGLAPNAAVMSWTGVDGGIEAAKSKHFAVMTPGAYCYFDHYQGDPQSEPNAFGGFTPLEKVYSYNPIPSELNAEQAKYIMGVQANLWTEYILDFKQVQYMIFPRLMALSEVGWGTSDPKDYKEFENRVINQFKVLDDMKVNYARSIYNITGKVIPSNTGIAYELSTSQNTNGIRYTLDGTNPSINSKTYQNAVQIPNSLTIKSAYFEEGQLKSAVSVQPFTISKTTGKKITLEQQPSENYSFGGAFTLVDGIIGNVKQLGKTWLGFQGKDVVATIDFGQKTPFSEVYFNTLENKGSWIHLAKSAKIFVSDDNRNFKLIKEVEASEIQNASGKIKVNVGAQNAKYLKVNIENAGIIPAGNPGADSKAWLFVDEIGVN, encoded by the coding sequence ATGATACGGACTTTTTTAGTGTTTTTTGTATTGATTTCAAACGTGATTTTAGCCCAGAATAAATTAAATCTAATCCCTTATCCTCAAAAAGTTCAACTTTTACAGGGAGAATTTATACTTCCGGAAACATTCATATTAAGTGGTGATCTGCCAAAAGAGGAAACAGAATATTTCAAAAAACGGATAGAACCTCAGTTAAAATTTCAATATGCTCAAAAGAGTGGTGGTATTCATTTAACAAGTTCTATAATTCCTGCGTCTTCTCCAGCTGATGCTGAACATAAAAAAGAATATTATTCTATAGAAATTTCTCCCAACCAAATTCATGTAAAATCTTATACTAAACAGGGATATTTCCTGGCGCTACAGACACTGGTTCAGATTTTCGAACAATATAAAGAGAGTAAGAAAATTCCGGCAATGAAGATTGAAGACCAGCCAAAATTTGCCTGGCGTGGAATGCACCTGGATGTTTGTCGTCACTTTTTCACCGTAGATGAAGTGAAACAGTACATTGATTATCTGGCGATGTATAAATTGAACACGTTCCACTGGCATTTGACAGATGATCAGGGATGGAGAATTGAAATCAAAAAATATCCAAAGCTTACTCAGATCGGCTCAAAACGTAAAGAATCCATGATCGGGGCTTATGTTGACAATACGTTTGACGGAAAACCTTACGGACCTTATTTTTATACTCAGGAACAAATAAAAGAAGTGGTAAAATACGCTCAGGACAGACATATTACGGTGGTCCCGGAAATTGAAATGCCAGGGCATGCATTGGCAGCTTTATCAGCATATCCTGAACTGGCATGTACCAAAGGTCCTTTTGAATCTGCTACAAAATGGGGTGTTTTTGATGATGTTTTTTGTCCGAAAGATGAGACGTTTACTTTTCTGGAAAACGTTTTGGATGAGGTAATCAAATTATTCCCTTCCCAATACATTCACATTGGAGGTGATGAGTGCCCGAAAACACGATGGAAAGAATGTGCACACTGCCAGGAATTGATTAAGAAAAATAATTTAAAAGATGAACATGGTTTGCAAAGCTACTTTATTCATCGGATTGAAAAATATGTCAACAGCAAAGGACGAAAAATTATTGGCTGGGATGAAATTTTAGAAGGTGGATTAGCTCCTAATGCAGCAGTAATGAGCTGGACAGGGGTGGACGGAGGTATTGAAGCTGCAAAATCAAAACATTTTGCTGTAATGACACCCGGAGCTTATTGCTATTTTGATCATTATCAGGGAGATCCGCAATCTGAGCCTAATGCTTTTGGTGGTTTTACTCCTTTAGAAAAAGTATATTCTTATAATCCTATCCCTTCCGAACTGAATGCAGAACAGGCTAAATACATCATGGGAGTTCAGGCTAATCTGTGGACAGAGTATATTTTAGATTTCAAACAGGTACAGTATATGATTTTTCCAAGATTAATGGCACTTTCTGAAGTGGGATGGGGAACATCAGATCCTAAAGATTATAAAGAGTTTGAAAACAGAGTGATCAACCAGTTTAAAGTTCTGGATGATATGAAGGTAAACTATGCAAGAAGTATTTATAATATCACCGGAAAAGTAATTCCTTCCAATACTGGAATTGCCTACGAATTGTCAACCTCACAAAACACAAACGGAATAAGATATACACTGGACGGAACAAATCCTTCCATTAATTCTAAAACGTATCAGAATGCAGTTCAGATTCCTAATTCTTTAACCATTAAATCAGCTTATTTTGAAGAGGGTCAGCTGAAAAGTGCCGTGTCTGTACAACCATTTACCATTTCAAAGACAACAGGGAAAAAAATAACCCTTGAACAACAGCCAAGCGAAAATTATTCTTTTGGAGGAGCTTTCACCTTAGTAGATGGTATTATCGGAAATGTAAAACAACTGGGTAAAACATGGCTAGGGTTTCAGGGGAAAGATGTAGTGGCAACAATTGATTTTGGCCAGAAAACACCTTTTTCAGAAGTTTATTTCAATACCCTTGAAAATAAAGGAAGCTGGATTCATCTTGCTAAATCGGCAAAGATTTTTGTTTCTGATGATAACAGGAATTTTAAACTGATCAAAGAAGTAGAGGCATCAGAAATTCAAAATGCCAGCGGAAAAATCAAAGTGAATGTAGGAGCACAGAATGCAAAATACCTGAAAGTAAATATTGAAAATGCAGGTATTATTCCGGCCGGAAATCCCGGAGCAGATTCCAAAGCATGGTTGTTTGTTGATGAAATTGGTGTAAATTAG
- a CDS encoding DUF4197 domain-containing protein: MKKNIFLAAALLFSMSTQAQIFDIIKSAVKDKTGVDLNVPVKNTGTSTSPKTTTTGSGSNNSSVGLRNLTSTQISSGLKEALSMGVTDGVKKLAVTDGFFKNEAVKILMPEKLRKIDTTLRSIGMGSLADEGVKLLNRAAEDAVTEAAPIFTNAITSMTITDAKNILLGSNNAATSYLQGKTQTQLFNAFQPKVKASLGKVGADTLWKNLISKYNTFTGQAVTTDLNEYVTTETINGVFKMVADKESGIRNTPAMRTTSILQKVFAAQDGK, translated from the coding sequence ATGAAAAAAAACATTTTTCTAGCAGCAGCATTATTATTCTCAATGTCAACACAGGCACAAATTTTTGATATCATAAAATCTGCCGTTAAAGATAAAACAGGAGTAGATCTTAATGTTCCGGTAAAAAATACGGGTACTTCAACTTCTCCTAAGACTACCACTACGGGATCCGGTTCCAACAATTCATCTGTAGGCCTTAGAAACCTTACTTCTACCCAGATTTCTTCAGGATTAAAAGAGGCTTTAAGTATGGGAGTAACAGATGGAGTAAAAAAACTGGCCGTAACGGATGGTTTTTTCAAAAATGAAGCTGTAAAGATTTTAATGCCTGAAAAATTAAGAAAAATCGACACTACTTTACGTTCTATTGGAATGGGAAGTCTTGCTGATGAAGGAGTAAAATTACTGAACAGAGCTGCTGAAGATGCCGTAACTGAAGCTGCACCTATTTTTACAAATGCTATTACTTCCATGACGATTACGGATGCCAAAAATATTTTATTAGGCAGTAATAATGCTGCAACAAGCTACCTTCAGGGAAAAACTCAAACTCAGCTTTTCAATGCTTTTCAGCCTAAGGTAAAAGCTTCTTTAGGAAAAGTAGGAGCTGATACGCTTTGGAAAAATCTGATTTCAAAATACAATACTTTTACAGGGCAGGCTGTAACAACGGATCTTAACGAATATGTTACCACAGAAACCATCAACGGAGTATTTAAAATGGTAGCAGATAAAGAGAGCGGGATCAGAAATACCCCTGCAATGAGAACAACAAGTATTCTGCAGAAGGTATTTGCAGCTCAGGATGGGAAATAA
- a CDS encoding CoA transferase subunit B produces the protein MLTKEQIAKRISKELKDRYYVNLGIGIPTLVANYVPEGISVEFQSENGVLGMGPFPFEGEEDADIINAGKQTITILEGGSFFDSAFSFGMIRGQKVDLTILGAMEVSENGDIANWKIPGKMVKGMGGAMDLVASAENIIVAMMHVNKAGESKILKKCTLPLTGVNCVKKVVTELAVLDVTPAGFKLVERAPGVSVEDIIKVTEADLIIEGEIPEMQF, from the coding sequence ATGCTTACAAAAGAACAAATTGCCAAAAGAATTTCAAAAGAACTGAAAGATCGTTATTATGTAAACCTGGGAATTGGGATTCCTACTTTGGTTGCCAACTATGTTCCGGAAGGTATTTCCGTAGAATTCCAGAGTGAAAATGGAGTTTTGGGGATGGGACCTTTCCCTTTCGAAGGAGAAGAAGATGCGGATATCATCAATGCCGGAAAACAGACCATTACTATTCTGGAAGGAGGTTCATTCTTTGATTCAGCCTTTAGTTTCGGGATGATTCGTGGTCAGAAAGTAGACCTTACCATCCTTGGAGCTATGGAAGTTTCAGAAAACGGAGATATTGCCAACTGGAAAATTCCTGGAAAAATGGTGAAAGGAATGGGAGGAGCAATGGATCTTGTAGCTTCTGCAGAAAATATTATCGTTGCAATGATGCACGTAAACAAAGCAGGAGAAAGTAAAATCCTTAAAAAATGTACACTTCCTTTAACAGGAGTAAACTGTGTGAAAAAAGTGGTTACTGAATTAGCTGTTCTGGATGTAACTCCGGCAGGATTTAAACTGGTAGAAAGAGCACCGGGAGTTTCAGTAGAAGATATTATCAAAGTTACAGAAGCAGATCTGATCATTGAAGGAGAAATTCCTGAAATGCAATTCTAA
- a CDS encoding ABC transporter ATP-binding protein: MKILFRYLKPYQWLIMISLFLATVNQVFSLFAPAITGNILDQLVTHPNFFDKEKLLPRNLNEYLYGSSVYHGAFYFLGLLIGTAMVSRIAKAFQDYVVSVITQKFGAKIFTDGLKHSMALPYQEFEDQRSGETLSILTKVREDTVKFITNFINIFFGILVSIIFVSVYAIRLHWSIMPVYICGIFFIAIVTNLLSKRIKVIQKNIVTETTALAGSTTESLRNIEIVKSLGLTNQEVIRLNNNTYKILGLELRKVKSIRSLSFIQGTMVNFLQQMITLTLLYLIFKNIVTPGQYLSLMFYGFFIFGPMQEIGNIIISYREAEASLQNFDRLMKKDVEEKPLHPKQIGAIEELEFKHVSFKHQSAQYKALNNISFDLKNGETIAFVGPSGSGKSTLVKLLVGLYRPQEGNILYNGINGKEFDFDELRNQIGFVTQDTQLFAGTIKENLLFVNPSATEEELAMALQKSSCTALLERAEKGIETVIGEGGLKLSGGEKQRIAIARALLRKPHLLIFDEATSALDSITEEEITTTIKDISKEREQITVLIAHRLSTIMHADKIYVLERGQVVETGSHANLIAEKGLYYAMWRQQIGERKTLTPQA, encoded by the coding sequence ATGAAAATACTTTTTAGATATCTTAAACCTTATCAGTGGCTGATCATGATCTCTTTATTCTTAGCTACTGTTAACCAGGTTTTCTCTTTATTTGCCCCGGCTATTACAGGAAATATCCTTGACCAGCTGGTTACCCATCCTAACTTTTTTGATAAAGAAAAACTATTGCCCAGAAACCTGAATGAGTATTTGTACGGAAGTTCTGTATATCATGGAGCTTTTTACTTTTTAGGATTACTTATCGGAACGGCAATGGTGAGTAGAATTGCCAAAGCTTTCCAGGATTATGTGGTAAGTGTGATTACCCAAAAGTTTGGAGCAAAAATATTTACCGATGGTTTAAAACACTCTATGGCACTTCCTTATCAGGAATTTGAGGATCAGAGAAGTGGTGAAACCCTGTCAATTTTAACGAAAGTAAGAGAAGATACGGTAAAATTCATCACTAATTTCATCAATATTTTCTTTGGAATTCTGGTAAGTATTATTTTCGTTTCCGTGTATGCTATCCGTTTACACTGGTCAATTATGCCGGTTTATATCTGTGGAATTTTCTTTATAGCCATTGTTACCAATTTACTGAGTAAAAGGATAAAGGTTATTCAGAAAAATATTGTTACTGAAACCACAGCTCTTGCCGGAAGTACTACGGAAAGTTTAAGAAATATTGAAATTGTTAAAAGTTTAGGGTTGACTAATCAGGAAGTAATCCGTTTAAACAACAATACTTACAAGATTCTGGGTCTTGAGCTGAGAAAAGTAAAAAGTATCCGTTCTTTAAGTTTTATTCAGGGAACGATGGTCAATTTTCTTCAGCAGATGATTACCCTGACGTTATTGTATCTGATTTTTAAAAACATTGTTACACCGGGTCAGTATCTGTCTCTGATGTTTTATGGTTTCTTTATCTTCGGACCTATGCAGGAAATCGGAAATATTATTATTTCTTATCGTGAGGCAGAAGCGTCTCTTCAAAATTTTGACCGTTTGATGAAAAAAGATGTGGAAGAAAAGCCTCTTCATCCCAAGCAAATTGGTGCTATTGAGGAGCTTGAATTTAAGCATGTTTCTTTCAAACATCAGTCTGCACAATATAAAGCTTTAAATAATATCTCTTTTGATCTCAAAAATGGGGAGACCATTGCTTTTGTAGGGCCAAGCGGCTCCGGAAAAAGTACATTGGTAAAATTACTGGTGGGATTGTACAGACCTCAGGAAGGGAATATTTTGTATAACGGAATCAATGGAAAGGAATTTGATTTTGATGAACTGAGAAATCAGATTGGTTTTGTGACACAGGATACTCAATTATTTGCGGGAACAATCAAGGAAAACCTTCTTTTCGTTAATCCTTCAGCTACTGAAGAGGAACTGGCGATGGCTTTACAGAAATCAAGCTGTACCGCATTGCTGGAAAGAGCAGAAAAAGGAATTGAAACCGTGATTGGTGAAGGAGGCCTGAAGCTGAGTGGCGGTGAAAAACAAAGGATTGCTATTGCCAGAGCCCTTTTAAGAAAACCTCATTTGCTGATTTTTGATGAAGCCACTTCTGCATTGGACAGTATTACTGAAGAAGAAATTACCACTACCATCAAAGACATTTCAAAAGAAAGAGAACAGATTACTGTACTGATCGCCCACCGTTTAAGTACAATCATGCATGCGGATAAAATTTATGTTCTTGAACGCGGACAAGTTGTAGAAACAGGCTCCCACGCCAATCTCATTGCTGAAAAAGGACTTTACTACGCGATGTGGAGACAACAGATCGGAGAAAGAAAAACACTTACTCCTCAAGCATAA
- a CDS encoding CoA transferase subunit A → MIDKRVKNAKEAIEGIQDGMTLMLGGFGLCGIPENSINALVESDVKDLTCISNNAGVDDFGLGLLLHKRQIKKMISSYVGENAEFERQMLSGELDVELTPQGTLAEKCRAAQAGIPAFYTPAGYGTEVAEGKEVKEFKGKPHILEHAYEADFSIVKAWKGDHAGNLIFKGSARNFNHPMAGAAKITIAEVEELVEPGQLDPNEIHIPGIMIQRIFQGEKFEKRIEQRTVRTKE, encoded by the coding sequence ATGATAGATAAAAGAGTAAAAAATGCAAAGGAGGCCATCGAAGGAATTCAGGATGGAATGACACTGATGCTTGGCGGATTCGGACTTTGCGGGATCCCTGAAAACTCAATCAATGCTTTGGTAGAAAGTGATGTGAAAGATCTGACTTGTATTTCAAACAATGCAGGAGTAGATGATTTCGGATTAGGACTACTGCTTCACAAAAGACAGATTAAGAAAATGATCTCTTCTTACGTAGGTGAAAATGCTGAATTTGAAAGACAGATGCTTTCAGGTGAATTGGATGTAGAGCTTACTCCCCAGGGAACTTTGGCTGAAAAATGTAGAGCGGCTCAGGCAGGAATTCCAGCTTTTTATACCCCTGCAGGGTATGGAACTGAAGTAGCAGAAGGAAAAGAAGTGAAGGAATTCAAAGGAAAACCTCATATCCTGGAGCACGCTTACGAGGCAGACTTTTCTATCGTAAAAGCATGGAAAGGAGACCATGCCGGAAACCTTATCTTCAAAGGTTCGGCGAGAAACTTCAACCATCCGATGGCAGGAGCTGCAAAAATTACCATTGCTGAAGTAGAAGAACTGGTAGAACCAGGACAATTAGATCCAAATGAGATTCATATTCCGGGAATCATGATTCAGAGAATTTTCCAGGGAGAAAAATTTGAAAAAAGAATTGAGCAACGAACAGTGAGAACTAAAGAATAA